The following proteins are co-located in the Telopea speciosissima isolate NSW1024214 ecotype Mountain lineage chromosome 9, Tspe_v1, whole genome shotgun sequence genome:
- the LOC122638861 gene encoding uncharacterized protein LOC122638861: MQGRAAPCPNCSPNFPPMPPIAQDNSTLKVMERFKKLQPFSFSKIDANPLQPERWINAMERIFEVLECTDAQKLICAGFQLQDEAAAWWKSTKPNLEVTHPNPTWEQFKEVFFENNFPESFRDEKEAEFTVLTQGSKSVLDYQQQFEDLFHFAPEHMRSNACKSKKFEKGLKPEISAMLAILDIQSYA, translated from the coding sequence ATGCAAGGGAGAGCAGCGCCCTGCCCCAATTGTTCCCCAAATTTCCCTCCTATGCCTCCAATTGCACAAGACAACTCTACCTtgaaggttatggaaagattcaagaaacttcaaccttTCTCGTTCTCCAAAATTGACGCGAACCCACTACAGCCCGAACGATGGATTAACGCCATGGAAAGAATTTTTGAAGTGTTGGAGTGCACAGATGCACAAAAGTTAATCTGTGCCGGATTCCAATTGCAAGATGAGGCCGCGGCTTGGTGGAAGTCAACCAAGCCCAATTTAGAAGTTACTCATCCCAACCCCACTTGGGAGCagtttaaggaagttttctttgaaaataattttccaGAAAGCTTTAGAGATGAAAAGGAAGCGGAATTTACGGTCCTGACCCAAGGATCAAAGTCAGTGCTAGACTACCAGCAACAATTCGAGGACTTATTCCACTTCGCCCCAGAACACATGAGGAGCAATGCTTGCAAGTCGAAGAAGttcgagaaaggactcaagccTGAGATTAGTGCCATGTTGGCCATTTTGGATATCCAATCATATGCCTAG